GAAAGGTCAACGATCCGACCCGAATGGGGGTACTGGTGGGCGGAGAAAATATGGGTGGGGCGAGGCTGCCGGACGCCGCGCCGCGCCGGGGCGGGAACCACCTTTCCTCGCCCCCGCCGCCCCTACCCGTCCCATCCCCACGTGAGGGCTCCGCCCCCCATCCCCCGACCGGCCTGAACGGCCTCGTCCTCACACGCCGGACGGGCTGAAAGACGCGGGCCGGGGTGGGTGGGGTGACGGGGTGGGCGGGGCATCGGCCCCCGGCCACCCCGGACGGGCTGGATGGCGTGGGCCGGGGTGGGTGGGGTGCGACCACCAGCCTCGCCCTGGAGCGCCGGACGACCCCAGGCTTTCAGGGCGCGGGGAACCGCGCGACCAGCCCCCACCGGGCCGCAGCCAAACGAACCGGGCGGGGGATCCGGGGCGCAGTCCCGGCCCCAGGGGCGCGGGGAACCGCGCGACCGGCCACCGCCCCTCCGCGGCCGAAAGACCGGGGGCGGGCGGGGAATCGGGGCGTAGCCCCGCCCGGGCCACCGGCCGTCCGTTATGCGGTTCGCACCTTCAACGCCCGTGCCAGGTCGTCGAGTTGGTCGACGAGTTTGCGGCGGAGGGCGGGGATGGGGTCGCCGTCACGGAGGCACGCTTCGCCGAGGGCGAGGGTTTCGGGGGCGACGGCGTGGACGGGGAACGCGTAGCGCCCGGCGGCATCGGCGATGGCGGGGCCGCGACGCGCGGAGACGGCGACGGCGTCGGCCCAGTAGCGCTCGACGTACTCCCGGACGAGGTGGGTCTGTTCGGGCTGCCAGAAGCCCTGGGCGGTGGCGGTGAAGAGGTAGTTGGAGAGGTGGTCGGAGGTGAACATCTCCTCCCAGGCGCGGCGCTTGGCCTCGGGGTCGGGCAGCGCGGCGCGACAGCGGGCGGCGCCTTCCTGGCCGGTGGCGCTGGGGTCCTGGACGAGTTCGGCCTCGATGACGGCGTCGTCGATGGCGCCGAGGACGGCGAGCCGGCCGAGGATGCGCCAGCGCAGTTCGGGGTCGAGTTCGGGTCCGCCGGGGACGGTGCCCTCGGAGAACCAGGCACTGATGGTGTCGGGGTGGGCGGCGACGTCGATGTAGTGGCGCACGGCGGTGAGGCGCAGGCCGGGGTGGGAGCCGTCCTCGGTGCGGCGGATGAGGTCGCGGCAGAGGTCGGTGAGGGTGGCGAGGGCGGTCGGGCGGTCCTCGGCGGGGAGGTAGCGGTCGGCGACCTGGGCGGCGGCGAACGACAGGACGCCCTGGACGAGGGCGAGGTCACTCTCGCGCGGGAGGTGGGCGCGGGCGGCGTCGATGTAGGCCATGGCGGGCAGTTCGCCGTCGCGGACGGAGTCGCGCAGGGCGTTCCAGACGACCGCTCGGGTGAGGGGTTCGGGCAGTCCGGCGAGGGCTGTGCGCACGGTCTGGAAGGACTCGGGGTCGAAGCGGATCTTGGCGTAGGAGAGGTCGCCGTCGTTGAGGAGGAGCAGGGCGGGGCGCTTGCCGATCGCGGTCGGCTCGGTCCCCGGGACGTCGGCTTCGATGCGGTCGCGCAGGGTGAGGCGGCCTTCGACGCCGAGGTCGTTGTCGTAGAGGCCCACGGCGATGCGGTGCGGGCGGCTGCCGTGGTGTTCGACGGTGAGGGTGTGGGTGCCGTCGGGTCCGGCGGTGAGGGTGGGGGTGAGGGTGTCGACGCCGGTGGTGCGCAGCCAGGAGTCGGCCCAGGCGTGGACGTCGCGTTCGGTGGCGGAGGCGAGGTTGTCGATGAAGTCGGCGAGGGTGGCGTTGGCGAACTTGTGGCGGGCGAAGTGGGTGTTGATGCCGGCCAGGAAGTCCTTCTCGCCGAGCCAGGCGACGAGTTGGCGCAGGGCGGAGGCGCCCTTGGCGTAGGAGATGCCGTCGAAGTTGAGCATGGCGGACGCGGTGTCGGGGACGGCGTCCGGGTCGGGGGCGACGGGGTGGGTGGAGGGACGCTGGTCGGCGTCGTAGCCCCAGGGTTTGCGGGTGACGCCGAAGTCGGTCCAGGTGTCGGTGAAGCGAGTGGCTTCGGTGAGGGTCTGGTAGCCCATGTACTCGGCGAAGGACTCGTTCAGCCAGATGTCGTCCCACCAGCGCAGGGTGACGAGGTCGCCGAACCACATGTGGGCCATTTCGTGGGCGATGACCATGGCGCGGGTCTGGCGTTCGGTGTCGGTGACGGCGGAGCGGTAGACGAACTCGTCGCGGAAGGTGACGAGGCCGGGGTTCTCCATGGCGCCGGCGTTGAACTCGGGGACGAACGCCTGGTCGTAGGAGTCGAAGGGGTAGGGCTCGTCGAACTTCTCGTGGTACCGGTCGAAGCAGGCGCGGGTGACGTCGAGGATCTCGTCGGCGTCGGCGTCGAGGTAGGGGGCGAGCGAGCGGCGGCAGTGGATGCCGAAGGGCAGGCCGCGGTGCTCGGCGCGGACGGAGTGCCAGGGGCCGGCGGCGACGGCGACGAGGTAGGTGGAGATCAGCGGGGTGGGGGCGGCCTGCCAGCGGCCCTCTCCCACATGTTCGGTGACGCCGTTGGCGAGGACGGTCCAGCCGTCGGGGGCGGTCACGGAGAGTTCGAAGACGGCCTTCAGGTCGGGCTGGTCGAAGGCGGCGAAGACGCGCTGGACGTCTTCCATGAACAGCTGGGTGTAGAGGTAGGTCTCGCCGTCGGTGGGGTCGGTGAAGCGGTGCATGCCCTCGCCGGTGCGGGAGTAGCGCATCCGTGCGTCGACGCGCAGTTCGTGCTCGCCCGCGGTGAGGCCCTTGAGGGGGAGCCGGTTCTCGTCGAGGGTCTCGGGGTCGAGGGGCTGTCCGTCGAGGGTGACGGAGCGCAGTTCTGCGGGCTTCAGCTCGACGAAGGTGTCCGCGTCGGCGCGGGCGGTGAACCGGATGACGGTCAGGGAGTCGAAGGTCTCGTCCCCGTGGGTCACGTCGAGTGCGATCCCGTAGTGGTGGACGTCGAGGAGCTGGGCACGGGTCTGCGCTTCGTCGCGCGTCAGTACGGACATGGGGGACATGCTGCCTGATGGCTCGGACAGGACACAGGGCAGGCCCGGTATGCGGCGTTTGTTCGGCACGGTCACGGCGGGATCGGCGTCCTCAGGCGGTGCGGTCCTACTCCCGTGCCTCGAGTGCCTCCCGTGAGCCCCGTGCGTCGGTGTGGCCGTCGCGTGGTGGGCGGACGCGGGTGTCGTGGTGGAGGCGGCCCGGGGCGCGCGGTGAGGCGCGTTCCTCGGTCCGGGCGCGTAACTCGCGTACCTCCGCCTCCAGGGCCCGGCGGCGCTGGTGGGTGTCGTACAGGTAGCGGACCTTGGTGCGCAGGGTCCAGGGGTCGACGGGTTTCATGACCAGGTCGGCGACGCCGAGGGCGAACGCGGTGGCGGACAGTTCGGTGTCCGGTCCGTAGCCGGTGAGCAGGACGACCGGGATGTGCTGGGTCTGTTCGACGCGGCGCATGTAGCGCACGACGTCGAGGCCGCTGACGCCGGGCATGCGCACGTCGAGGAGGAGCAGTCCGACCTGGCCGCGCAGCACTTCCTTGAGGGCGTCGTCGCCGCTGGTCGCGCGGGTCACGAGGTGGCCCAGCGGGGCGAGGGCGCTTTCGAGCGCGTACAGCGTGTCCTCGTGGTCGTCGACGATGAGGATCTTGGCATCCGACGGCATGGCCCGACGTCCCCTCGATCGGCCACATGCCGGCCCGGGCCGGTACGGGCGGGGGCGGTGCCGCGGACGGCGGGTGCCACGAGTGGCGGGTGCCACGGGTGGCGGGTGCCACGGGTGGCGGGTGCCACGGGTGGCGGGTGCCACGGGTGGCGGGTGCCACGGGTGGCGGGTGCCCTGGAGCCCGTACGGACGGTCGGCCGGCATGTGCCATTGGCCTGACACCTGACAGGGAGTGCTCACGCAGGATGCACGCTGGGGGCACCCGGTGTCACTCCCCCGTGGCCGCCGCGCCCCGCCCGGCACCGTCCGCGATGCTCTCGTGGTGCCGGATGACCTCGGCGATGATGAAATTCAGCAACTTTTCCGCGAAGGCCGGATCCAGCTTGGCGCTCTCGGCGAGGCGACGCAGCCGGGCGATCTGGTGGGCCTCGCGGGACGGGTCGGCGGGCGGCAGCTGGTGGGCGGCCTTGAGGTGGCCGACCTGTTGGGTGCATTTGAAGCGTTCGGCGAGCATGTGGACGACGGCGGCGTCGATGTTGTCGATGCTGTCGCGCAGCCGAGCGAGTTCCGCACGCACGGCGGGGTCGACCTCGCCGCCCGCCCCGTCGTTCGTGTTGCCGGTGTAGCTGGTGGTCATGAGGAGCAACTTTACGTGGCGTGCGGGGGCTCGATCATGGCGGATCGTCGGGGTCGGGCATGCGGTCGCTCCAGCCGCCGGGGAGAGCGCGGCCCTGCTGTTCGCGGAAGCGGACGGGGGCCATGCCGACACGGCGGGTGAACAGACGGGAGAAGTAGGCGGGGTCGTCGTAGCCGACGCGTCGGGCGACCGCGGCGACGGGGAGTTCGGTGGCGGCGAGGAGTTCCTTGGCGCGGCCCAGGCGGATGCCGAGGAGGTAGTCCTTGGGGCTGCGGCCGGCGCCGCGGCGGACGGCGACGCGCAGTTCGGCGGGGGTCATGCCGTGCCGGGCCGCGTGCTCGGCGACGGACAGTGGCTGGAACGCGTCACGGGCGAGGGCGTGCAGGACGGGGTCGCCGTCGGGGGCGAGGTCGGCGCGGGCGCGGCGCAGGGCGACGAGAAGTTCGTGGACGGCGGCGCCGGTCTCGACTTCGAGGAGGGGGTTGCCGCGGCGGGCGGCGCGGGCGATGCGGCCGACGGTGGCACGGGCGCCGGTGGCGTCGGAGAGCGGCACGACGGGGCGGTCGGGTTCGATGTAGCCGAGTTCGGTGTACGTGGCGGTGGCCGGCCCGGTGAAGTCGACGAAGCACTCGTCCCAGCTGGGGTCGGGTCCGTAGTGGTGGGGTACGCCGGGCGTGAGCCACAGCAGGGCGGGCGCGGTGACGGTGTGGTGGTGTCCGTCGGGGCCTCGGAACCAGCCGCCGCCCGCGCTGACGACGACGGCCACGTGGTGGTCGAGGGTGCGGGGCCCGACGGTGGGCAGTTCTCCGTGCTGCAGGCCCACGCCGAGGCAGACGAGGCCGAGCCGGTGGTGGACGGGAGCGGGGGAGAAATAGCGCATCCAGGTGTGGTGCATCCGCGCGCCTCCCCTCCTCCGCGCCCCCGCCGCCGGCGTCACTCTTTGGTCCAACCAGGGCTGATCTTTGTCCATGGACGCGGCCGCCGCCAGAGGTGAGGGTGAGCTCATGAGCGAGTTCACGGTGGGGGACACGGATTTTCTGCTGGACGGGCGCCCGGTGCGGCTGCTGTCCGGCGCGTTGCACTACTTCCGGGTGCACGAGGGGCAGTGGGGGCATCGGCTGGGGATGCTGCGGGCGATGGGGCTCAACTGTGTGGAGACGTACGTCCCGTGGAATCTGCACGAGCCGCGCCCGGGCGAGTACCGCGACGTCCAGGCGCTGGGCCGGTTCCTGGACGCCGCGCGGGAGGCGGGCCTGTGGGCGATCGTGCGACCCGGCCCGTACATCTGCGCGGAGTGGGAGAACGGGGGGCTGCCGCACTGGCTGACGGGGAGGCTCCGCACCAGGGACGAGGAGTACGTGGGGCCTGTGGAGCGCTGGTTCCACCAGGTGCTGCACGAGATCGTGCCGCGGCAGATCGACCGCGGCGGTCCGGTGCTGATGGTGCAGGTCGAGAACGAGTACGGAAGTTACGGCTCCGACCAGGTGTATCTGCGGCGCCTGGCGGACGTGCTGCGGGCCGAGGGCGTGCGCGTTCCGCTGGTCACCTCGGACGGTCCCGAGGACCACATGCTCACCGGCGGTTCGATCCCCGGTGTCCTCGCGACCGTCAACTTCGGCTCCCGCGCACGCGCGGCCTTCGAGGTGCTGCGCCGGCACCGGCCCGAGGGGCCGCTGATGTGCATGGAGTTCTGGTGCGGCTGGTTCGACCACTGGGGCGGCGAGCACGTCGTACGGGATGCGGGGGACGCGGCACAGGCGCTGCGCGAGATCCTGGAGTGCGGGGCTTCGGTCAATCTGTACATGGCGCACGGGGGTACCCACTTCGCGGGCTGGGCGGGGGCGAACCGGGGCGGGGGCGCGCTGCACGAGGGCCCCTTGGAGCCCGACGTCACCTCCTACGACTACGACGCGCCCATCGACGAACTCGGGCGTCCCACCGAGAAGTTCTGGCGCTTCAGGGAGATCCTGGGCGCCTACGCGGACGGGCCGCTGCCGGAGCTGCCGCCCGCGCCCGCGCCGCTCGGTGCGGGCGCGGCCGTGGACCTTCGGGAGTGGGCCGCCCTGGACGCCGTACTGGAGACACTGGGCGGCCGGGACGCCGAGTACCCCGTCCCGCCCACCTTCGAGGAACTGGACGTCGACCGGGGCCTGGTGAAGTACGAGGTGACCGTCCCCGGTCCGCGGGGGCCGTACCCCCTCCTGCTGCGCGGGCTGCGGGACCTGGCGGTGGTGTACGTCGATGGTGTGGCGGCCGGTGTGCTCACCGAGGACGATCCGGGGCTCAAGGAGCCTGTCGCGGGGCACGCGCGCGTGGAGGCGTGGGTGGAGTCCCTGGGGAGGGTCAACTACGGTCCGCGTTCGGGTGAGCCGAAGGGCATCACCGGGGGGATGCTGCACGAGCGTCAGTTTCTGCACGGAGTGCGGGCGCGGGGGCTGCGTCTGGACGCGTTCGACACCGGGGGCGTGGGGCGGGTGCCGTTCGGGGGGCTGCCTGCGGAGGGCGGGCGCGGGCTGTACCGGGGCACCGTGGAGGTGCGTGGCGCCGGGGACGCCTTCCTCGAACTCCCTGGCTGGACACGGGGGTTCGTATGGGTCAACGGGTTCTGTCTCGGGCGGTACTGGTCGGTGGGGCCGCAGCGGTCGTTGTACGTTCCCGGGCCGGTGTTGCGTGAGGGTGCCAACGAGGTGTGGCTCCTGGAGCTCCAGGAGCCGTCGCCGACGGCGCCGGTCCTGAGGCGCCCTGACGCGGCTGCGCCGACGCCGGGCCGATGAGCCTCGGCCGACCGAGGCTTTCAAGGGCGCGGGGAACGGCGCGCCCAGCCCCCACCGCCCGACAGCCGAAGAACTTCCGGCGGCCGGGGGATGTGGGGCGCAGCCCCACCCCAGGGGCGCGGGGAACGGCGCGACCAGCCCCCACGCACCCGCACCCGAACGACCACAGCCGGACGGGGAACCGGGGCGCAGCCCCGGCCGAGGGGCGCGGGGAACGGCGCGACCAGCCACCGCTCACCCGCACCCGCACCCAAGCAACTCACCCAGGATCGGGGGGCGCAGCCCCTACAGGGTGGACGCCGCTCTGGCTATGTCGGCGGCGAAGGTCGAGACCTCGGAGTACACCCCGGGATACCCCGGCTCCGCACAGCCCTGCCCCCAACTGACGATCCCGACCTGGATGAACGCCCCCGAGTCGTCCTTGCGGAACATCGGCCCACCGGAGTCACCCTGGCACGTGTCGACCCCGCCCTGCTGCACGAACCCGGCGCAGATCTCGTCACCGGGCACGAGGTCGCTGCCGTACGCCTGCTGACAGGTGGCGTCGCTGACGAAGGGGACGGTGGCCTTGAGGAGGTAGCGCTGCTGGGCACCGCCCTCGCGCGCGGCCCCCCACCCGGCGATGGTGAAGTTGCCGTTGTTGTACGCGGTGGTGGTGGCGATCTTCAGTGTGGGCTGGTTGACGGGCGAGGCGAGCTTGATCAGCGCCCAGTCCTTGCCCTTGCCGTTGTAGCCGGGCGCCTGCAGCACCTTGGTCGACTTGACCTTGATCGCACTGCTGCTCTGCAGGTCGACGACGCCGGCGGTGGCGGTGATGGAGGTGTTGTTGCCGGAGCCGCTCACACAGTGCGCGGCGGTGAGGACGATCTGCTGGGTGTAGAGCGCACCGCCGCAGCCCATGGAGAGCCGGACCATGAACGGGAACTCTCCCTGCGCCGCGCGGGTGCCGCCGACGACGGGCGTGGGCGCGGCCTGCGCGGAGACGGGCTGGAGCGAGACGGTGGCGAGGGCGACGGCGCCGAGGGCGAGGACTCTCTTGATGCCCGTGAACTTCTTCGAAGACTTCAACGTGCTTCCTCTCGTGGGGGGTTGGAAGCCCCGCGGGGGCACACCGAGGCCGCACGACACGACAGCCGTCGCACGCATCGAGTGACATGCACCCGCCAAGCCTTTGCGAATTATTTAGACGCGGGGGCGCTCCGACAAGGACCCCATTTCGGCCAGCCGCGCCCCGCCGCCCACCGGAACGGCGCTTAGAGTGGAATGCAGGAGGCCCGGCGTCTTCAGGGGGTACGGACGTGGCGAACGGCGGACCCGTCGAGCACGGCTTCCCGCATCTGGACACGGTGCGGGCATCGATCACCGCGCTCTACAAGCGGCTCTCGTACGACACCATCCACACCTTCGCGACCAGCGTGGCCCCTGCCGACGTGGCCTTCGGCGACATCGACGACCTGCATCTGGGCGCGCAGCGCGTGGCCCGCGAGATGGTGCACCACTACCACCTCCCGGACGCCCGGCTGATCATCGGCTTCCGCGAGATGACCCAGGCGGCCAACGTCGAACTCACTGCGGGCCCCGAGTACTTCGTCGAGCTGAACGACCGCTTCCGCTCCCATCGCCGGGACATCGGCGCGGCCCTCGCCCACGAGGTGATGCACGTCTATCTGCACCGCCTCGACCTCTACTTCCCCGGCACGCGCGACAACGAGATCCTCACGGACACCGCGGCGACCTACCTCGGCGCGGGCTGGCTGCTTCTCGACGCCTACCGGGAGGACGCCGACTCCTCACAGAAACTCGGCTACCTCACCCCGGAGGAGTTCGGCTACGTCCTCGCCAAACGTGCCCTGGTCTTCGACGAGGACCCCTCGATCTGGTTCACCAGCCCGCAGGCGTACACGGCGTACACGCGAGGCATGGCGCAGGCGCGCCGTGACGAGCAGCAGCCCCCGCTGACCGCGGCCGGCTGGGCGGGCCGCCGCCGCTACGCGAAGGACCGGCGGCACGCCCAGGACCACCACGCAGCGGGCCCGCACCCGGGTGTCCCCTACGCGTTCAGCCCCGACAGCCGCGGACCCCTGCGCGTCTCCTTCCCCTGCCCGACCTGCCACCAGCGGATCCGCGTGCCGGTCCGGGGCCGGGTACGGGCGCGCTGCACGCTGTGCAGGACGGTGCTGGAGTGCGACACGTAGGACATGCGACGCACGCGGGCGGCGTGTGGGGGGAGGTGAGACACAACACCCCCAAAGACTTTGCCTCTCGCGTCCTTCGCGAGCGAGGGTCGAAGGATGAGCACGAACGACCCCGCGGCACACCTCTTCACGGCTGTGCACGAGGGTGACGAGGACGCGGTGGTACGGCTGCTGCGCTCCGGTGTGAGCCCGGACGCGGTGGACGAGGACGGTCAGACGGCGCTGTATCTCGCGGCGGTGAGCGACCGGCCCGGCGTCGCACGACTGCTGCTGGTGGCCGGCGCCGCGCCCGACCGGCTCAGCCAGGGCACGGACGCGCCGCTGTGCGGGGCGGCGTGCGGTGGGCACACGGAGGTCGTACGCGCCCTGCTGGCGGCCGGGGCCGCGCCGGACACGGTGGAGGAGTTCGGGTTCACGGCGCTGACGTGGGCGGTGCGGCTGGGGCGGGTCGCGGTGGTGAGGGAGCTCCTCGCGGCGGGCGCGGACCCCGACCGTCCGGGCCCGACCGGTGAGCCCCCGCTCGTCGCGGCCGCCCGCCGGGGCTCGCCCGGCTGTGTACGCGCCCTCCTGCGGCACGGAGCGCGGGCGCGGTCGGCGGCGCTCGCCGAGGCCCACCGCCGGCTGACCGCCGATGGGGAGACCGAGGTGCGCGCGGGCCTGGAGGAGACCTGGGGCCCGGGCCGTCCCTCCGTCACCCACCGCTACCCGGAGGACGGTGGCACCACCGTGGAGGTCCAACTCCTCGACCCGGCCGGGAATCCCGTCGCGAGCAACGACCAGCAGACGGGCCACGCCGCGATAGCGACCCTCCTCGAATCCGCCCTCGGCATCACCGCGCCCGCCGCCGAACTGGCCGCCCGCGCCCTGCGTCCCGCCGATCCCGGCAACGACGACTGGACCGAGGCGGCGACGGCGCTGGGCCTGCGCGGCGACGAGGAGACGTTCCGGGCGGCGGTCGAGTGGTGCGCCGCCCCCGACCCCCTGCGCCAGGCCTTCGGCGCGGACGTACTGGGCCGCCTGGGCAACCCCCACGGCCTGCCGATCCTGCGCGTCCTCACCGGCGCGACCGACCCCGTGATCCGCGACCGGGCGGCGACCGCGCTGGCACGGCTGGACTCCCCGGCCCGTCCGGTCCTTGAACCACGCGCCCACAGGGATACGTCCTCCGGGATCGTCCGCACGGATGGAGGCGCCCCCTACCCCGCCCCGTACACCGCCCCCGGAACCTCCGCCTCCGCCAACAGCTTCAGGGCCGTGTCGCCGGCCTCGGACGGGGTCCAGCGGGCGCCCTTGTCCGCGGTGGGGCCCGGCCGCCAGCCCTCCATGACCGTGATGCGGCCGCCCTCGGTCTCGAAGACGCGGCCGGTGACTCCGGTGCTCGCGCTCGCGCCGAGCCAGACGACGAGGGGGGAGACGTTCTCGGGGGCCATCGCGTCGAAGGAATCGGCGTCGGGGGCCGCCATGGTGTCCGCGAAGGTGCGTTCGGTCATCCGGGTGCGGGCCGCGGGGGCGATCGCGTTGACCTGGACTCCGTAGCGGCCCAGTTCGGCCGCGGCGACCAGGGTCAGGCCGATGATCCCGGCCTTGGCGGCACTGTAGTTGCCCTGTCCGACCGAACCCAACAGACCCGCCCCGCTGCTGGTGTTGACGACCCTGGCCCGGGGCGTGCGACCGTCCTTCGCCTCCGTCCGCCAGTGCGCCGCCGCGTGCTTCAGCGGCAGGAAGTGGCCCTTGAGGTGGACGCGCAGCACGGCGTCCCAGTCGTCCTCGTCGAGGTTGACGAGCATCCGGTCGCGCAGGAACCCCGCGTTGTTGACGAGGGTGTCCAGGCGTCCGTACGTCTCCAGCGCGGTGCGTACGAGGGAGGCGGCGCCCTCGGTGGTGGCGATGTCGCCGCTGTGGGCCACCGCCCGTCCGCCCGCCGCCCGGATCTCCTCGACGACCCGCGCGGCCGGGCTGTCCGGGCCGGGCGTGCCGTCGAGGCCCACCCCGAGGTCGTTCACGACGATCCGCGCCCCCTCGGCGGCGTACGCGAGCGCGTGCGCGCGGCCGAGTCCGCGCCCGGCGCCCGTGACGATCACGACCCGCCCCTCGCACAGCAGCGGTCCACTCATCTCAGTCCTCCTGGGGCCTGTCCGGACGTGCCGGGCTTGTTGGCGGTCGCCGCGTCCAGGAAGGCGGGCCGCTCGCCGCCGCCGTGGACGAGCAGCGAGGCCCCGCTGACGTACCTCGCCGCGTCCGAGGCGAGGAAGACGGCGGCCCCGCCGATGTCGGACGGGTCGGCGAGGCGGCCCAGCGGGACGGTGCGGGAGACGGCCGCGATGCCGTCCTCGCCGCCGTAGTGCAGATGGGAGAGTTCGGTGCGGACCATGCCGACGACGAGGGTGTTGACCCGGACGTCGGGAGCCCACTCGACGGCCATCGAACGGGCCAGGTTCTCCAGGCCCGCCTTGGCCGCCCCGTAGGCCGCCGACCCGGGCGACGGCCGCGCCCCGCTCACGCTGCCGATCATCACGATCGATCCCCGGGCCCGCCTGAGGTGCTCGTACGCGGCGAGCGAGGCGGTCAGCGGCGCGACGAGGTTCAGCTCGATCACCCGCGCGTGGCGCCCGGCGTCCGCCTCCGTCAGTGGCCGGTAGGGCGCGCCGCCCGCGTTGTTGACCAGCACGTCGAGCCGGGGCAGCGCGGCGAAGAAAGCGTGCACGGCGGCCGGGTCGCGGAGGTCCACGGACACGAACTCCGTGCCCTCCAGCGGTACGTCGGGGGGTCTGCGGGCGCAGACCACCACGTCCGCGCCCGCCTCGACGAACGCCCGGGCGATCCCGGCCCCCACCCCACGGGTGCCGCCCGTGACGACGACGGTCCTGCCCCCGAGATCCAGGTTGTCCACAGGGCCTCCCGCCCGGATGCATTCACTGCTAGCTTCGAGAGTGCGCCTAACAAACGTTTGGTGGAATGGTCCTGAGGTGGAAAGGTAGCTGATGCGTCCATGGGTGTCTCCACCTCGTCCCCGGAAAAGGGGATTTCCGTCGTCACGGTCGACTT
This portion of the Streptomyces mirabilis genome encodes:
- the pepN gene encoding aminopeptidase N, which gives rise to MSPMSVLTRDEAQTRAQLLDVHHYGIALDVTHGDETFDSLTVIRFTARADADTFVELKPAELRSVTLDGQPLDPETLDENRLPLKGLTAGEHELRVDARMRYSRTGEGMHRFTDPTDGETYLYTQLFMEDVQRVFAAFDQPDLKAVFELSVTAPDGWTVLANGVTEHVGEGRWQAAPTPLISTYLVAVAAGPWHSVRAEHRGLPFGIHCRRSLAPYLDADADEILDVTRACFDRYHEKFDEPYPFDSYDQAFVPEFNAGAMENPGLVTFRDEFVYRSAVTDTERQTRAMVIAHEMAHMWFGDLVTLRWWDDIWLNESFAEYMGYQTLTEATRFTDTWTDFGVTRKPWGYDADQRPSTHPVAPDPDAVPDTASAMLNFDGISYAKGASALRQLVAWLGEKDFLAGINTHFARHKFANATLADFIDNLASATERDVHAWADSWLRTTGVDTLTPTLTAGPDGTHTLTVEHHGSRPHRIAVGLYDNDLGVEGRLTLRDRIEADVPGTEPTAIGKRPALLLLNDGDLSYAKIRFDPESFQTVRTALAGLPEPLTRAVVWNALRDSVRDGELPAMAYIDAARAHLPRESDLALVQGVLSFAAAQVADRYLPAEDRPTALATLTDLCRDLIRRTEDGSHPGLRLTAVRHYIDVAAHPDTISAWFSEGTVPGGPELDPELRWRILGRLAVLGAIDDAVIEAELVQDPSATGQEGAARCRAALPDPEAKRRAWEEMFTSDHLSNYLFTATAQGFWQPEQTHLVREYVERYWADAVAVSARRGPAIADAAGRYAFPVHAVAPETLALGEACLRDGDPIPALRRKLVDQLDDLARALKVRTA
- a CDS encoding response regulator, whose amino-acid sequence is MPSDAKILIVDDHEDTLYALESALAPLGHLVTRATSGDDALKEVLRGQVGLLLLDVRMPGVSGLDVVRYMRRVEQTQHIPVVLLTGYGPDTELSATAFALGVADLVMKPVDPWTLRTKVRYLYDTHQRRRALEAEVRELRARTEERASPRAPGRLHHDTRVRPPRDGHTDARGSREALEARE
- a CDS encoding chorismate mutase; translated protein: MTTSYTGNTNDGAGGEVDPAVRAELARLRDSIDNIDAAVVHMLAERFKCTQQVGHLKAAHQLPPADPSREAHQIARLRRLAESAKLDPAFAEKLLNFIIAEVIRHHESIADGAGRGAAATGE
- a CDS encoding AraC family transcriptional regulator; protein product: MHHTWMRYFSPAPVHHRLGLVCLGVGLQHGELPTVGPRTLDHHVAVVVSAGGGWFRGPDGHHHTVTAPALLWLTPGVPHHYGPDPSWDECFVDFTGPATATYTELGYIEPDRPVVPLSDATGARATVGRIARAARRGNPLLEVETGAAVHELLVALRRARADLAPDGDPVLHALARDAFQPLSVAEHAARHGMTPAELRVAVRRGAGRSPKDYLLGIRLGRAKELLAATELPVAAVARRVGYDDPAYFSRLFTRRVGMAPVRFREQQGRALPGGWSDRMPDPDDPP
- a CDS encoding beta-galactosidase family protein yields the protein MSEFTVGDTDFLLDGRPVRLLSGALHYFRVHEGQWGHRLGMLRAMGLNCVETYVPWNLHEPRPGEYRDVQALGRFLDAAREAGLWAIVRPGPYICAEWENGGLPHWLTGRLRTRDEEYVGPVERWFHQVLHEIVPRQIDRGGPVLMVQVENEYGSYGSDQVYLRRLADVLRAEGVRVPLVTSDGPEDHMLTGGSIPGVLATVNFGSRARAAFEVLRRHRPEGPLMCMEFWCGWFDHWGGEHVVRDAGDAAQALREILECGASVNLYMAHGGTHFAGWAGANRGGGALHEGPLEPDVTSYDYDAPIDELGRPTEKFWRFREILGAYADGPLPELPPAPAPLGAGAAVDLREWAALDAVLETLGGRDAEYPVPPTFEELDVDRGLVKYEVTVPGPRGPYPLLLRGLRDLAVVYVDGVAAGVLTEDDPGLKEPVAGHARVEAWVESLGRVNYGPRSGEPKGITGGMLHERQFLHGVRARGLRLDAFDTGGVGRVPFGGLPAEGGRGLYRGTVEVRGAGDAFLELPGWTRGFVWVNGFCLGRYWSVGPQRSLYVPGPVLREGANEVWLLELQEPSPTAPVLRRPDAAAPTPGR
- a CDS encoding S1 family peptidase translates to MRATAVVSCGLGVPPRGFQPPTRGSTLKSSKKFTGIKRVLALGAVALATVSLQPVSAQAAPTPVVGGTRAAQGEFPFMVRLSMGCGGALYTQQIVLTAAHCVSGSGNNTSITATAGVVDLQSSSAIKVKSTKVLQAPGYNGKGKDWALIKLASPVNQPTLKIATTTAYNNGNFTIAGWGAAREGGAQQRYLLKATVPFVSDATCQQAYGSDLVPGDEICAGFVQQGGVDTCQGDSGGPMFRKDDSGAFIQVGIVSWGQGCAEPGYPGVYSEVSTFAADIARAASTL
- a CDS encoding SDR family oxidoreductase; translation: MSGPLLCEGRVVIVTGAGRGLGRAHALAYAAEGARIVVNDLGVGLDGTPGPDSPAARVVEEIRAAGGRAVAHSGDIATTEGAASLVRTALETYGRLDTLVNNAGFLRDRMLVNLDEDDWDAVLRVHLKGHFLPLKHAAAHWRTEAKDGRTPRARVVNTSSGAGLLGSVGQGNYSAAKAGIIGLTLVAAAELGRYGVQVNAIAPAARTRMTERTFADTMAAPDADSFDAMAPENVSPLVVWLGASASTGVTGRVFETEGGRITVMEGWRPGPTADKGARWTPSEAGDTALKLLAEAEVPGAVYGAG
- a CDS encoding SDR family oxidoreductase; amino-acid sequence: MDLGGRTVVVTGGTRGVGAGIARAFVEAGADVVVCARRPPDVPLEGTEFVSVDLRDPAAVHAFFAALPRLDVLVNNAGGAPYRPLTEADAGRHARVIELNLVAPLTASLAAYEHLRRARGSIVMIGSVSGARPSPGSAAYGAAKAGLENLARSMAVEWAPDVRVNTLVVGMVRTELSHLHYGGEDGIAAVSRTVPLGRLADPSDIGGAAVFLASDAARYVSGASLLVHGGGERPAFLDAATANKPGTSGQAPGGLR